In Actinoplanes derwentensis, the following proteins share a genomic window:
- a CDS encoding RICIN domain-containing protein, whose protein sequence is MKKRITLAAIVLAVPTAIVGWSILPSDAATAPTAGTVYQLIVKKSGKCVDVPSASKDNSALLQQWGCTAGSAWQQFKLVASGSNFLIQNVNSGKCVDVPSASKTSGQQLQQYTCVGSQTNQQWRLAASGTDTFQIINVNSGLCVSDQGASTANGAAIIQETCTANSNKQWAFTPVTTSSERTWASTPDGFAATGGGTTGGAAGTTVTVSTLADLTKYVTATEPYVIKVAKAITITPKGTELKVKSNKTIVGAGTAGEIIGGGFFLGVGVKNVIIRNLTIRDTQMTEDDPDDKTYDYDGIQMDTADHIWIDHNKITRMNDGMIDSRKDTTYLTVSWNLLDTGNKAFGIGWTDNVTARMTIHHNWIKNTNQRNPSTDNVAFAHLYNNHLQNITSYGNLSRGSTKMVLENSYFDNVANPYNVDDLTKGQLKQSGSIVRNSTGKQVTNGAAFDPKTYYAYTLDAAADVPALLAKYAGPQANIGN, encoded by the coding sequence ATGAAGAAGCGCATCACTCTGGCGGCGATCGTCCTCGCCGTGCCCACCGCGATCGTCGGCTGGTCGATCCTGCCGTCGGACGCGGCCACCGCCCCCACCGCGGGCACCGTCTACCAGCTGATCGTCAAGAAGAGCGGTAAGTGTGTCGACGTGCCGTCCGCGTCGAAGGACAACAGCGCGCTGCTCCAGCAGTGGGGTTGCACCGCGGGCTCGGCCTGGCAGCAGTTCAAGCTGGTCGCCTCGGGATCGAACTTCCTGATCCAGAACGTCAACAGTGGCAAGTGTGTCGACGTGCCGTCCGCGTCGAAGACGTCCGGCCAGCAGCTGCAGCAGTACACCTGCGTCGGTTCGCAGACCAATCAGCAGTGGAGGCTGGCCGCGTCGGGCACCGACACGTTCCAGATCATCAACGTGAACAGTGGGCTGTGCGTCTCCGACCAGGGCGCCTCGACCGCGAACGGTGCGGCGATCATCCAGGAGACGTGCACCGCCAACTCCAACAAGCAGTGGGCGTTCACCCCGGTCACGACCTCGTCCGAGCGGACCTGGGCGTCCACTCCGGACGGATTCGCGGCCACCGGTGGGGGCACCACCGGCGGTGCGGCCGGCACCACGGTCACCGTCTCCACCCTGGCCGACCTGACCAAGTACGTCACCGCCACCGAGCCGTACGTGATCAAAGTGGCCAAGGCCATCACGATCACCCCGAAGGGCACCGAGCTGAAGGTGAAGTCGAACAAGACCATCGTCGGTGCCGGCACCGCCGGTGAGATCATCGGCGGCGGCTTCTTCCTGGGCGTGGGCGTCAAGAACGTGATCATCCGGAACCTGACGATCCGCGACACCCAGATGACCGAGGACGACCCGGACGACAAGACCTACGACTACGACGGCATCCAGATGGACACCGCCGACCACATCTGGATCGACCACAACAAGATCACCCGGATGAACGACGGCATGATCGACAGCCGGAAGGACACCACGTACCTCACCGTGTCCTGGAACCTGCTCGACACAGGCAACAAGGCCTTCGGCATCGGCTGGACCGACAACGTCACCGCGCGCATGACGATCCACCACAACTGGATCAAGAACACCAACCAGCGCAACCCGAGCACCGACAACGTGGCGTTCGCCCACCTCTACAACAACCACCTGCAGAACATCACGTCGTACGGGAACCTGTCGCGTGGCAGCACGAAGATGGTGCTGGAGAACAGCTACTTCGACAACGTCGCGAACCCGTACAACGTCGACGACCTGACGAAGGGCCAGCTCAAGCAGAGCGGCAGCATCGTGAGGAACTCCACCGGCAAACAGGTGACGAACGGCGCGGCCTTCGACCCGAAGACCTACTACGCGTACACCCTGGACGCGGCCGCCGACGTTCCCGCCCTGCTGGCCAAGTACGCCGGCCCGCAGGCGAACATCGGCAACTGA
- a CDS encoding ROK family transcriptional regulator, with the protein MYGTVKGVLTVPTTPVRQASVRAHNLALVLHTVANSADRPSRAAVAAVTGLTRATVSALVDDLVAGGLLVEVAPPPRTGAGRPAVGLALSAAGPAGLGLEINVDYLAACVVDLTGTVRLRYVEHADQRPADPAQSLAALGTLAARARLAAETGGLTVAGAALAVPGLVTSGLVRVAPNLGWQDVDAVAALRAVPELAGLPVTVDNEANLAALGELRVTGGNPTFLYVSGEVGIGAGLVLGGELYRGVRGWSGEIGHVTVFPDGRPCRCGARGCLEQYAGQEALEDDVPLAAAALGIALSVVVNLLDIPVIVLGGAYAPVYAALRDGIETELRRRVLTAGLAPVELRAAELGADAAMRGAADTVIRAVREDPAGWMRRTAAAP; encoded by the coding sequence ATGTATGGCACTGTCAAGGGCGTGCTGACCGTCCCGACCACGCCGGTACGACAGGCCAGTGTGCGCGCCCATAATCTCGCGCTGGTGCTGCACACTGTGGCGAACAGCGCAGATCGGCCATCTCGGGCCGCTGTCGCGGCGGTCACCGGACTCACCCGCGCGACCGTTTCCGCCCTTGTCGACGACCTCGTCGCCGGTGGCCTGCTGGTCGAGGTCGCACCGCCACCGCGCACCGGAGCCGGTCGTCCCGCGGTCGGGCTCGCGCTCTCCGCGGCCGGCCCGGCCGGGCTCGGGCTGGAGATCAACGTCGACTATCTGGCCGCCTGCGTGGTCGATCTGACCGGCACGGTCCGCCTGCGCTACGTCGAGCACGCCGACCAGCGACCCGCCGATCCGGCCCAGTCCCTGGCCGCGCTGGGCACGCTGGCCGCCCGCGCCCGGCTCGCCGCCGAAACCGGCGGGCTGACCGTGGCCGGGGCCGCGCTCGCCGTGCCCGGCCTGGTCACCAGCGGCCTGGTCCGGGTCGCTCCCAACCTGGGCTGGCAGGACGTGGACGCGGTGGCCGCTCTGCGGGCCGTCCCCGAGTTGGCCGGCCTGCCGGTGACCGTGGACAACGAGGCCAATCTGGCCGCCCTGGGCGAGCTGCGGGTGACCGGCGGAAACCCGACTTTCCTGTACGTCTCCGGCGAGGTCGGCATCGGAGCCGGGCTGGTTCTCGGCGGCGAGCTCTACCGGGGTGTGCGCGGCTGGAGCGGCGAGATCGGGCACGTCACCGTCTTCCCGGACGGCCGGCCCTGCCGCTGTGGTGCCCGCGGCTGCCTGGAGCAGTACGCCGGCCAGGAGGCCCTGGAGGACGACGTGCCGCTCGCCGCGGCGGCCCTCGGCATCGCCCTGTCCGTCGTCGTCAACCTGTTGGACATCCCGGTCATCGTGCTCGGCGGGGCGTACGCGCCGGTCTACGCCGCACTGCGCGATGGCATCGAGACCGAACTGCGGCGGCGGGTACTGACCGCGGGCCTGGCCCCGGTCGAGTTGCGGGCGGCG
- a CDS encoding pectinesterase family protein produces the protein MAKRKLIGAVAALVVPAGLLAYSVLPSDAAVAPTTGTTYQLIVKKSGKCVDVPSASKDNSALLQQWGCTAGSAWQQFKLVASGSNFLIQNVNSGKCVDVPSASKTSGQQLQQYTCVGSQTNQQWRLAASGTDTFQIINVNSGLCVSDQGASTANGAAIIQETCTANSNKQWAFTPVTTSVSYTVAADGTGTYKTVQAAIDAVGTGNTSRKTITIKPGTYREIVTVPNTKPFVTLQGGGDSSDDVVIVNNRSNAGGYGTSGSATLFANGKEFTATNLTIANDYGEGSQAVAANLNADKLVFDNVRFLGAQDTLLVNSGRSYVKGGYVEGTVDFIFGGGTAVFNGTKIYQKRSTGGPITAARTDAGNAFGFLIYKSTITGATNNTTQLGRPWGADAQVLYRESSLSATVKTAQPWTDMSGNVWQNARFLEYKNTGSGATTNSNRPQLSDSQAAGYTPQKYLAGTDNWNPVG, from the coding sequence GTGGCAAAGAGAAAGCTGATCGGAGCCGTGGCCGCACTGGTCGTCCCGGCCGGGCTCCTCGCGTATTCGGTACTGCCGTCGGACGCGGCGGTCGCCCCCACGACCGGCACCACCTACCAGCTGATCGTCAAGAAGAGCGGTAAGTGTGTCGACGTGCCGTCCGCGTCGAAGGACAACAGCGCGCTGCTCCAGCAGTGGGGTTGCACCGCGGGCTCGGCCTGGCAGCAGTTCAAGCTGGTCGCCTCGGGATCGAACTTCCTGATCCAGAACGTCAACAGTGGCAAGTGTGTCGACGTGCCGTCCGCGTCGAAGACGTCCGGCCAGCAGCTGCAGCAGTACACCTGCGTCGGTTCGCAGACCAATCAGCAGTGGAGGCTGGCCGCGTCGGGCACCGACACGTTCCAGATCATCAACGTGAACAGTGGGCTGTGCGTCTCCGACCAGGGCGCCTCGACCGCGAACGGTGCGGCGATCATCCAGGAGACGTGCACCGCCAACTCCAACAAGCAGTGGGCGTTCACCCCGGTAACGACCTCGGTCTCCTACACGGTCGCCGCCGACGGCACCGGCACGTACAAGACCGTGCAGGCGGCGATCGACGCGGTCGGCACCGGCAACACCAGCCGGAAGACGATCACGATCAAGCCGGGTACGTACCGCGAGATCGTCACCGTCCCGAACACCAAACCGTTCGTCACGCTCCAGGGCGGCGGCGACTCCAGCGACGACGTGGTGATCGTCAACAACCGCAGCAACGCCGGCGGGTACGGCACGTCGGGCAGCGCCACCCTCTTCGCCAACGGCAAGGAGTTCACCGCCACCAACCTGACGATCGCCAATGACTACGGCGAGGGCTCGCAGGCGGTCGCCGCGAACCTGAACGCCGACAAGCTGGTCTTCGACAACGTGCGGTTCCTTGGCGCCCAGGACACCCTGCTGGTCAACAGCGGCCGGTCGTACGTCAAGGGTGGTTACGTCGAAGGCACCGTCGACTTCATCTTCGGTGGCGGCACGGCGGTCTTCAACGGCACCAAGATCTATCAGAAGCGCAGCACCGGCGGCCCGATCACCGCGGCCCGCACCGATGCCGGCAACGCGTTCGGCTTCCTGATCTACAAGTCCACGATCACCGGCGCGACGAACAACACCACGCAGCTCGGCCGTCCGTGGGGTGCCGACGCGCAGGTGCTGTACCGGGAGTCCAGCCTGAGCGCCACCGTCAAGACCGCGCAGCCCTGGACCGACATGTCAGGCAATGTCTGGCAGAACGCCCGTTTCCTGGAGTACAAGAACACCGGCTCCGGCGCCACCACCAACAGCAACCGGCCGCAGCTCTCCGACTCGCAGGCCGCCGGCTACACCCCGCAGAAGTACCTCGCGGGCACCGACAACTGGAACCCGGTGGGTTGA
- the xylB gene encoding xylulokinase, which yields MALVAGIDSSTQSCKVVIRDAETGKLVRQGRASHPDGTEVHPDAWWTALQQAIVQAGGLDDVAAASVAGQQHGMVALDENGEVVRPALLWNDTRSAGAAADLIAELGGGAAWADAVGIVPVASFTLTKLRWLARNEPSNAAKVAAVCLPHDWLTWKLSGSTSLSDLKTDRSDASGTLYWSAKTNEYRRDLLELGFGRDLILPEVLGPTGIAGHLPNGAPLGPGAGDNASAALGTGALPGDVIVSIGTSGTVFASSEVAPNDPSGTVAGFADTTGRFLPIVVTLNAARVLDAAAKLLNVDHDELSKLALSAPAGADGLVLVPYLEGERTPNRPDATGAIHGLTLKTSTPAHLARAAVEGMLCALADGLDALTATGAAANRIVLVGGGARSEAVRRIAPALFGKQVLVPPPGEYVADGAARQAAWVTAGGDLPPVWSAETPAVYEDDSVPLIRAQYAAAQHAVIDRTR from the coding sequence ATGGCGCTTGTTGCCGGGATCGACAGCTCGACCCAGTCGTGCAAGGTCGTGATCCGTGATGCCGAGACCGGGAAGCTGGTCCGGCAGGGCCGTGCCAGTCACCCGGACGGCACCGAGGTCCACCCGGACGCCTGGTGGACCGCGCTCCAGCAGGCGATCGTCCAGGCCGGTGGCCTGGACGACGTGGCCGCCGCCTCGGTCGCCGGGCAGCAGCACGGCATGGTCGCGCTCGACGAGAACGGTGAAGTGGTCCGCCCGGCACTGCTGTGGAACGACACGCGCAGTGCCGGTGCGGCCGCCGACCTGATCGCCGAGCTGGGTGGCGGAGCGGCCTGGGCCGACGCCGTCGGCATCGTGCCGGTCGCCAGCTTCACGCTGACCAAGCTGCGCTGGCTGGCCCGTAACGAGCCGTCCAACGCGGCGAAGGTGGCCGCGGTGTGCCTGCCGCACGACTGGCTGACCTGGAAGCTCTCCGGATCCACCTCGCTGAGTGACCTGAAGACCGACCGCAGCGACGCCAGCGGCACGCTCTACTGGTCCGCCAAGACCAACGAGTACCGGCGCGACCTGCTGGAACTCGGCTTCGGGCGGGACCTGATCCTGCCCGAGGTGCTCGGCCCCACCGGGATCGCGGGGCACCTGCCCAACGGTGCCCCGCTGGGCCCGGGCGCCGGTGACAACGCGTCGGCCGCTCTCGGCACCGGCGCGCTGCCCGGTGACGTGATCGTCTCGATCGGCACGTCCGGCACGGTCTTCGCCTCGTCGGAGGTCGCGCCGAACGACCCGTCCGGAACGGTGGCGGGTTTCGCCGACACCACCGGCCGGTTCCTGCCGATCGTGGTCACGCTCAACGCGGCCCGGGTCCTGGACGCGGCCGCCAAGCTGCTGAACGTCGACCACGACGAGCTGTCGAAGCTCGCGCTGTCGGCGCCGGCGGGGGCCGACGGCCTGGTCCTGGTGCCCTACCTGGAAGGGGAGCGCACCCCGAACCGGCCGGACGCCACCGGTGCGATCCACGGGCTGACGCTCAAGACGTCGACCCCGGCGCACCTGGCCCGGGCCGCCGTCGAGGGCATGCTCTGCGCGCTCGCCGACGGACTGGACGCGCTGACCGCGACCGGTGCCGCGGCGAACCGGATCGTGCTGGTCGGTGGCGGGGCGCGCAGCGAGGCGGTCCGCCGCATCGCGCCCGCGCTCTTCGGCAAGCAGGTGCTGGTCCCGCCGCCCGGTGAGTACGTCGCCGACGGCGCGGCCCGGCAGGCTGCCTGGGTCACCGCTGGTGGTGACCTTCCGCCGGTCTGGTCGGCGGAGACCCCGGCGGTGTACGAGGACGACAGCGTCCCGTTGATCCGCGCTCAGTACGCGGCCGCTCAGCACGCGGTGATCGACCGCACCCGCTGA
- a CDS encoding MFS transporter, giving the protein MGRGSAAHRVYSVVVFVILAALDNVAIGLVPPLYGSIGGDLGVSEGHIALATTIMFLVSAVSAIGFAYVGDRTDRKPVLIVGTVLWVAGTAGSGLAGSYGLFLAAQIVAAFGLGGVASVSFAVVSDLISPKRRGLVMSFWGLSQGVGTLAGTLAGGILGHEDWRRPFLVTAAAGLIATVAYLLTFDVPRGDSQPELAGVEYDERIRHEDIPVILRRRTNVWLILQGGTAQIAFGSLVWLPVLFRERALDQGYSVGTAVLVGSVFATIFQLGAALSILGGLVGDRLQRRTPRGRALVAAIGVLAAVPFYVVLFFVPMTITVPDGAGTGEVIRGVLSNLVTEPTVGICLVIAVFALALTSANSPNWFAMIADVNPPQHRGTVYSLGNLINGAGRAGGNVLVAVAFASLATAFPPPLNYAVGLAAFQFFFIPTGVMYWLASRTVARDMADTHAALLAVAEKRDSDDGPDGDVGRDPAVGVERFAAQQDPGVVR; this is encoded by the coding sequence ATGGGCAGGGGGTCGGCGGCGCACCGCGTGTACAGCGTGGTGGTCTTCGTGATTCTCGCTGCCCTGGACAACGTGGCCATCGGGTTGGTGCCGCCGCTCTACGGCAGCATCGGCGGCGACCTCGGAGTCAGCGAGGGGCACATCGCCCTGGCGACCACGATCATGTTCCTGGTCAGCGCGGTGTCGGCGATCGGTTTCGCGTACGTGGGGGACCGCACCGACCGCAAACCGGTGCTGATCGTGGGCACCGTCCTCTGGGTGGCCGGGACGGCGGGTTCGGGGCTGGCCGGCAGTTACGGGCTTTTCCTCGCCGCCCAGATCGTGGCGGCGTTCGGGCTCGGCGGGGTCGCCTCGGTCAGCTTCGCGGTGGTCAGCGACCTGATCTCGCCGAAGCGCCGCGGCCTGGTGATGAGCTTCTGGGGGCTGTCGCAGGGGGTCGGCACACTGGCCGGCACACTGGCCGGCGGCATCCTGGGGCATGAGGACTGGCGCCGCCCGTTCCTGGTGACCGCGGCGGCCGGGCTGATCGCGACCGTCGCCTACCTGCTCACCTTCGATGTGCCCCGCGGCGACAGCCAGCCGGAGCTGGCCGGCGTCGAGTACGACGAGCGGATCCGGCACGAGGACATCCCGGTCATCCTGCGGCGCCGGACGAACGTGTGGTTGATCCTGCAGGGCGGGACCGCGCAGATCGCCTTCGGTTCGCTGGTGTGGCTTCCGGTGCTGTTCCGGGAACGGGCCCTCGACCAGGGTTACAGCGTCGGCACGGCAGTGCTGGTCGGCAGCGTCTTCGCCACGATCTTCCAGCTGGGGGCGGCACTGTCGATCCTCGGCGGGCTGGTCGGGGACCGTCTGCAGCGGCGTACCCCCCGGGGCCGTGCCCTGGTCGCCGCGATCGGTGTGCTGGCGGCGGTGCCCTTCTACGTGGTCCTGTTCTTCGTCCCGATGACGATCACGGTGCCGGACGGGGCCGGGACGGGCGAGGTGATCCGGGGGGTCCTGAGCAATCTGGTGACCGAGCCGACCGTCGGGATCTGCCTGGTCATCGCGGTGTTCGCGCTGGCGCTGACGTCGGCGAACTCACCGAACTGGTTCGCCATGATCGCCGACGTGAACCCGCCTCAGCACCGCGGCACCGTCTACAGCCTCGGCAACCTGATCAACGGCGCCGGCCGGGCCGGTGGCAACGTGCTGGTCGCGGTCGCCTTCGCGAGCCTGGCCACGGCCTTCCCGCCGCCGCTGAACTACGCGGTCGGGCTGGCCGCCTTCCAGTTCTTCTTCATTCCGACCGGCGTCATGTACTGGCTGGCCAGCAGGACGGTCGCGCGGGACATGGCCGACACGCACGCCGCCCTGCTGGCGGTCGCCGAGAAACGCGACTCAGATGACGGCCCAGACGGTGACGTCGGTCGGGATCCGGCCGTCGGTGTCGAGCGGTTCGCTGCTCAGCAGGACCCGGGCGTCGTCCGGTAG
- the xylA gene encoding xylose isomerase — protein MSLQATRDDKFSFGLWTVGWQARDAFGDATRPALDPVEAVHKLAEIGAYGITFHDDDLVPFGSDAQTRDGIIAGFKKALDETGLIVPMVTTNLFTHPVFKDGGFTSNDRSVRRYAIRKVLRQMDLGAELGAKTLVLWGGREGAEYDSAKDVGAALDRYREALNLLAQYSEDKGYGLRFAIEPKPNEPRGDILLPTAGHAIAFVQELERSELFGINPETGHEQMSNLNFTQGIAQALWHKKLFHIDLNGQHGPKFDQDLVFGHGDLLNAFSLVDLLENGPDGGPVYDGPRHFDYKPSRTEDFDGVWESAAANIRMYLLLKERAKAFRADPEVQEALAASKVAELKAPTLNPGEGYQELLNDRSAFEDYDADAVGAKGFGFVKLNQLAIDHLLGAR, from the coding sequence GTGTCGCTCCAGGCCACTCGTGATGACAAGTTCTCCTTCGGCCTCTGGACCGTGGGCTGGCAGGCTCGTGACGCGTTCGGTGACGCGACCCGCCCGGCCCTCGACCCGGTCGAGGCCGTGCACAAGCTCGCCGAGATCGGCGCCTACGGCATCACCTTCCACGACGACGACCTGGTGCCGTTCGGCTCCGACGCGCAGACCCGCGACGGCATCATCGCCGGGTTCAAGAAGGCGCTGGACGAGACCGGCCTGATCGTCCCGATGGTCACCACCAACCTGTTCACCCACCCGGTGTTCAAGGACGGCGGCTTCACCAGCAACGACCGTTCGGTCCGGCGCTACGCGATCCGCAAGGTCCTGCGCCAGATGGACCTCGGTGCCGAGCTGGGCGCCAAGACCCTGGTCCTGTGGGGCGGCCGCGAAGGTGCCGAGTACGACTCGGCCAAGGATGTCGGCGCCGCCCTCGACCGCTACCGCGAGGCCCTCAACCTGCTCGCGCAGTACTCCGAGGACAAGGGCTACGGCCTGCGTTTCGCCATCGAGCCGAAGCCGAACGAGCCCCGCGGCGACATCCTGCTCCCGACCGCCGGCCACGCCATCGCGTTCGTGCAGGAGCTGGAGCGCTCCGAGCTGTTCGGCATCAACCCGGAGACGGGCCACGAGCAGATGTCGAACCTGAACTTCACCCAGGGCATCGCCCAGGCGCTGTGGCACAAGAAGCTGTTCCACATCGACCTGAACGGCCAGCACGGCCCGAAGTTCGACCAGGACCTGGTCTTCGGCCACGGTGACCTGCTCAACGCGTTCTCCCTGGTCGACCTGCTGGAGAACGGCCCCGACGGCGGCCCGGTCTACGACGGCCCGCGTCACTTCGACTACAAGCCCTCGCGCACCGAGGACTTCGACGGCGTCTGGGAGTCGGCGGCCGCCAACATCCGGATGTACCTGCTGCTCAAGGAGCGGGCCAAGGCGTTCCGCGCCGACCCCGAGGTGCAGGAGGCGCTCGCCGCGTCCAAGGTCGCCGAGCTCAAGGCCCCGACCCTGAACCCGGGCGAGGGCTACCAGGAGCTGCTCAACGACCGCAGCGCGTTCGAGGACTACGACGCCGACGCCGTCGGTGCCAAGGGCTTCGGCTTCGTCAAGCTGAACCAGCTGGCGATCGACCACCTCCTCGGGGCCCGCTGA
- a CDS encoding glycoside hydrolase family 13 protein produces MPTDAWWRDAVIYQIYPRSFADGDGDGMGDLPGITARLPQLRQLGVDAVWLSPFYPSPQHDAGYDVADYRGVDPRFGSLGDADKLIGTAHDLGLKVIVDLVPNHTSSDHVWFQAALAAEPGSPERERYILRDGKGPQGEEPPNSWQSVFGGPAWHRLPDGQWYLHLFDVSQPDLNWDHPEVRAEFLDILRFWLDRGVDGFRVDVAHGLIKDADLTDWSAPSVILGGLEAVGPPPPMWDQEGVHEIYRQWRAVLDGYEGGRILVAEAWVQPEERLARYVRPDEMHQAFNFPYLEAPWLPDGLRAVIDTSLAANDAVGATTTWVLSNHDVVRHASRLGFPAGTKRVPGIGIGDPQPDQVLGLRRARAATLLMLGLPGSAYLYQGEELGLPEHTLLPDEYREDPAWERSGHSERGRDGCRVPIPWEADTPSYGFGPADASWLPQPTVWAEYALDRQVDVPGSTYEMYRTALATRREHELGSGELAWLVGAADTLTFRNGVVTVVTNFGAEPATLPDDARVLLSSEPLDTDGRIPTDVTVWAVI; encoded by the coding sequence ATGCCTACTGACGCATGGTGGCGGGACGCCGTCATCTATCAGATCTACCCACGCTCGTTCGCCGACGGCGACGGTGACGGCATGGGCGACCTGCCCGGCATCACCGCGCGACTGCCCCAGTTGCGCCAGCTGGGTGTCGACGCGGTGTGGCTCTCGCCGTTCTACCCGAGCCCGCAGCACGACGCCGGCTACGACGTGGCCGACTACCGGGGTGTGGACCCGCGGTTCGGTTCGCTGGGTGACGCCGACAAGCTGATCGGCACCGCCCACGACCTCGGTCTCAAGGTGATCGTCGACCTGGTGCCGAACCACACGTCCAGTGACCACGTGTGGTTCCAGGCGGCGCTGGCGGCCGAGCCGGGCAGCCCGGAGCGGGAGCGCTACATCCTGCGCGACGGCAAGGGCCCGCAGGGCGAGGAACCGCCCAACTCGTGGCAGAGCGTCTTCGGCGGCCCGGCGTGGCACCGGCTGCCGGACGGGCAGTGGTACCTGCACCTGTTCGACGTCTCCCAGCCCGACCTCAACTGGGACCACCCGGAGGTCCGCGCCGAGTTCCTGGACATCCTGCGGTTCTGGCTGGACCGGGGCGTCGACGGGTTCCGGGTCGACGTGGCCCACGGTCTGATCAAGGACGCCGACCTGACCGACTGGAGCGCCCCCTCGGTGATCCTTGGCGGGCTGGAAGCGGTCGGGCCGCCGCCGCCGATGTGGGACCAGGAAGGTGTGCACGAGATCTACCGGCAGTGGCGGGCCGTCCTCGACGGCTACGAGGGTGGCCGCATCCTGGTGGCCGAGGCGTGGGTGCAGCCCGAGGAGCGGCTGGCCCGCTACGTCCGCCCCGACGAGATGCACCAGGCGTTCAACTTCCCCTACCTGGAGGCGCCCTGGCTGCCGGACGGGCTGCGAGCGGTGATCGACACCTCGCTGGCCGCCAACGACGCGGTCGGCGCGACCACCACGTGGGTGCTGTCCAACCACGACGTGGTCCGGCACGCCTCCCGGCTGGGTTTCCCGGCCGGCACGAAACGGGTGCCCGGCATCGGGATCGGTGACCCGCAGCCCGACCAGGTCCTGGGTCTGCGCCGGGCCCGGGCGGCCACCCTGCTGATGCTCGGCCTGCCCGGTTCGGCCTACCTCTATCAGGGTGAGGAGCTGGGGCTGCCGGAGCACACGCTGCTGCCCGACGAGTACCGGGAGGATCCCGCCTGGGAGCGGTCCGGGCACTCCGAACGCGGCCGGGACGGCTGCCGGGTGCCGATCCCGTGGGAGGCCGACACCCCGTCGTACGGGTTCGGCCCGGCCGACGCCAGCTGGCTGCCGCAGCCGACGGTCTGGGCCGAGTACGCCCTGGACCGTCAGGTGGACGTGCCCGGCTCGACCTACGAGATGTACCGGACGGCGCTGGCCACCCGGCGTGAGCACGAACTGGGCTCCGGTGAGCTGGCCTGGTTGGTCGGTGCCGCCGACACGCTGACGTTCCGCAACGGCGTGGTGACCGTGGTGACGAACTTCGGGGCCGAACCGGCGACGCTACCGGACGACGCCCGGGTCCTGCTGAGCAGCGAACCGCTCGACACCGACGGCCGGATCCCGACCGACGTCACCGTCTGGGCCGTCATCTGA